From the genome of Thermoanaerobacterales bacterium:
CTGGCCAGCGTACTCTTCCCGGCCCCGTTCTGGCCGATCAGGGCTACCATCTCCCCCGGTGCGATGCGCAGGCTGATCCCCCGCAGGGCGTCCTCGGGGGCCCCGGGGTAGCGGAAATGCAGGTCTTGCACTTCAAGGACGGGAACTTCGGCCATTACCGTCACCTTCAAAGCCGCCTCCTCACCCAGTTCTCTCCCTCGGCCACCGTCAGCGGCAGTTCCTCGCCGGGCGCCAGGCCCAGCCCCGCCGCCAGCCGCGCCACCGGCGGCACGGCCACGCCGACGCGGGAGAGTTCCTTCTGCCGGGCGAAAACCGCGCGGGGAGCGCCGTCCATCAGGACCCGCCCGGCGTAAAGCACCATGATCCGGCCCGCGTGGCGCGCCAGGTGGGACGTCTTCTGCTCGGCGATGATCACCGTCATACCCCGCTCCCGGTGCAGGCGGCCGAGGACGCGGAAGATTTCCTCCGTCCCCACCGGGTCCAGCTCCGCCGTCGGCTCGTCGAGGACCAGCACCCGCGGCCGCATGGCCAGAGCGGCGGCGATGGCCACCCGCTGCTTCTCGCCGCCGGAGAGGGAGGCGGTGGTCCGGCGGCGCAGGTGCGCCGCCCCGACCATCGCCAGGGCCTCCTCCACCCGCTCCGCCGTCTCCGCCTCTTCACAGCCCGCGTGCCGGGGGCCGAAGGCCACCTCCTCCTCCACGTCGGCGCAGATCAGCTGGCTTTCCGGGTCCTGGAGCACGGTGCCCACCGTCTCCGCCGTCTGCGCCACGGTTTGCCGGCCGACCTCCCGCCCGTCAAGCAGCACCCGGCCCTCCAGCCGGCCCGGCTGCAGGTTGGGGATGATACCGTTCAGGCAGGCCAGGAGCGTGCTCTTGCCCGCTCCGGCCGGGCCGGTGATGCCCACGAACTCCCCGGCCGCGATCTTCAGCCCGATCCCCGCCAGGGCCTCTCTCTCGCCCCGTGGATACGCGAAGGACAGATTCTCCACCGTGATCAGCAAACCGCTCAAACCTCCATCCGGCGGAACAGGCTAGGCGCGCAGGAACCGCTTCGACGGTGCGTACAACAGCTGGGTCAGGACGGCGTTGATCAGGGTCACCGGGAGGACGACACCGAGAAAGGCCGCCTGCCAGGCCTCAAACGGCATGTTCAAGAAGACGAAGAAGTTCAGCGTGATGTAACTGGTGCCGCTGGCCAGGGTGCCGACGGTGGTGGCCACGATCGGCTTGAAGGCATAACGCTTCAGGGCCAGTTCGGGCAGGTAGCGGACGATCAGGACGCAGGCCAGGGCCCCGATGGGCTCGGTGATCAGGTTCAGGTACGGGATCGGCGACTTGGAAAGGAACATGCACACCGCCCCGCCGACCAGGCCGATGCCGAGCGCCCCGCCGAAGCCGGGCCGCACCAGAAGAATAGCCAGGCAGTACATCGCGATGACAAAGTTGGGGGTGATCCCGAACAGGGGCGGCGTAAAGGCGCGCAGAACAGCGCCGATGGCCAGAAGCATCGCCACGAGCGCCAGTTGCTTGCTGGCCGGCATGGCAACGCCGCCTCCCACGGTTTCCCGGGCTGCCGGATTCGTCATCTTGCAGGACCTCCTCAAGAACTAAAAAATAAACCGGGCCCTTCGTTCTGAGCCCGGTACGGGAAGCAAACGCCTACGCCCGCTCACCTCGTCTCGGCTCAGCTCATACTCATCACCTCTCGTCTTATTCAGTTGTCGGTTATCTTACTACAAATCCCCCGCCCTGTCACTACCCAAAACCCAGAAAAAGGTCGGTCCCCAATCTGTCCCGCTCCCGCCGGCGGCTCCAGGCGCAGGATGAACAGGAACATTCGGGCCTGCCGTCATTCCGGGCAAAAGTCCGCCCTCTTTTCAAAGTTTTGGGCAAGTTGAGGAGGGTTTCCGGAAGTTGCTCCGAAAAGATACTTCCTATGGCAGATACAAAAGGCACGCCACAAGGAGAAGAATTCATCCGCCGCATGGTATCGGCCGACGCCTTCCCGAAAAGGCTGGGGATTCGTTTCGGCCGCGTCGCCCCCGGGTACGCCGAGGCGACCCTGACCGTCGAGGAAGGAATGCTGAACTTCATGGGTCTGACCCACGGCGGCGTAGTCTTCTCCCTCGCCGACACCGTCTTCGGCGCAGCCAGCAACGCCTACGGCCAGGTCTCCCTGGCCGTCCACGCCGACATCAGCTTCCTGCAGGCCACCACCGCCGGCGCCGTGCTCACCGCCCGGGCCGTCGAAGAGTCCCGCAGCCGCCGCGTCGCCCACTACCGCGTCACCGTCGAAGACGACCGGGGCCGCCTCGTCG
Proteins encoded in this window:
- a CDS encoding ABC transporter ATP-binding protein — protein: MLITVENLSFAYPRGEREALAGIGLKIAAGEFVGITGPAGAGKSTLLACLNGIIPNLQPGRLEGRVLLDGREVGRQTVAQTAETVGTVLQDPESQLICADVEEEVAFGPRHAGCEEAETAERVEEALAMVGAAHLRRRTTASLSGGEKQRVAIAAALAMRPRVLVLDEPTAELDPVGTEEIFRVLGRLHRERGMTVIIAEQKTSHLARHAGRIMVLYAGRVLMDGAPRAVFARQKELSRVGVAVPPVARLAAGLGLAPGEELPLTVAEGENWVRRRL
- a CDS encoding tryptophan transporter; translation: MTNPAARETVGGGVAMPASKQLALVAMLLAIGAVLRAFTPPLFGITPNFVIAMYCLAILLVRPGFGGALGIGLVGGAVCMFLSKSPIPYLNLITEPIGALACVLIVRYLPELALKRYAFKPIVATTVGTLASGTSYITLNFFVFLNMPFEAWQAAFLGVVLPVTLINAVLTQLLYAPSKRFLRA
- a CDS encoding hotdog fold thioesterase; its protein translation is MADTKGTPQGEEFIRRMVSADAFPKRLGIRFGRVAPGYAEATLTVEEGMLNFMGLTHGGVVFSLADTVFGAASNAYGQVSLAVHADISFLQATTAGAVLTARAVEESRSRRVAHYRVTVEDDRGRLVATFHGVAYLKRETHQTSR